The Alteromonas stellipolaris genome includes a region encoding these proteins:
- a CDS encoding GAF domain-containing protein yields MNTDTITRNKHDAEMDTLVENCEKEALHLSGKVQQFGGAFFIDGESLQVTAASTNLASFIHLSPAKLVGCPVKSLDWLPLSLLYNLGSKAGDRAYAFNEPFNDDVLNFRSHRSEEGILIEIESSITNVSQRQYLQLRSSILPTIEQHWEDKDFWDQLISTLDEFLPCERILLYRFNELWSGEVVAEKVIEGAPKYIGLKFPASDIPAIARQMYYENPSRYIASSATPPADFLNQAEQALNLTYSDLRSVSPIHGEYMQNMGVATSFSIPIIQTGKLWGIVSCHNSTESHIDAQLRHQAEMLVKYFSMVYSTHKSKKRLQLLTSLDEKVGAITHKLRLKDAQATQDFLEEVKRDFTACGAAVFINGKWFISNDSGYDISQLKRIDKAFQSDTSDVILHTEDIRQCSGLEALDSENVRGVMLIRMNYELAKARLYIFRQPEAQITHWAGKPEKDINEQGMLSPRASFERWSEVDGEQSLPWTKRDILFSKKLRASLIRTLTR; encoded by the coding sequence ATGAACACTGATACGATTACTCGTAATAAACATGATGCTGAGATGGACACCTTAGTTGAAAATTGTGAAAAAGAAGCGCTGCACCTAAGTGGCAAAGTACAGCAGTTTGGCGGTGCTTTTTTCATTGATGGCGAGTCTCTCCAGGTTACTGCTGCTAGCACTAACCTGGCCAGTTTTATCCACCTATCTCCTGCTAAATTGGTAGGTTGTCCGGTAAAATCACTGGACTGGTTGCCATTAAGCTTGCTTTATAATTTAGGTTCAAAAGCAGGCGATAGAGCCTATGCCTTTAACGAGCCCTTCAACGATGATGTACTAAATTTTAGAAGTCATCGCAGTGAAGAAGGTATCTTAATAGAGATAGAATCTAGTATTACCAATGTATCTCAGCGCCAGTACCTACAGTTAAGATCGTCAATACTTCCGACGATTGAGCAGCATTGGGAAGACAAAGATTTTTGGGACCAGCTTATCTCAACCCTTGATGAATTCTTGCCTTGTGAACGTATATTACTTTACCGCTTTAACGAACTTTGGAGCGGCGAAGTGGTAGCAGAAAAAGTGATTGAAGGTGCACCAAAGTATATCGGGTTAAAATTTCCGGCATCGGACATACCTGCTATTGCCCGCCAAATGTATTATGAAAACCCGTCGCGATATATTGCTAGCAGTGCCACACCGCCTGCTGACTTTTTGAATCAAGCGGAACAAGCGCTAAACTTAACGTATTCGGATTTACGTAGTGTGTCGCCTATTCATGGCGAATACATGCAAAACATGGGCGTGGCTACATCGTTTTCTATTCCCATCATTCAAACCGGCAAGTTGTGGGGCATAGTGTCCTGTCACAACAGCACTGAATCGCACATTGACGCACAGTTGCGCCATCAAGCGGAAATGCTGGTGAAGTATTTCTCTATGGTGTATTCCACACACAAATCGAAAAAGCGCCTGCAATTACTCACGTCATTGGATGAGAAGGTTGGGGCTATTACGCATAAGCTTCGCTTGAAAGATGCCCAAGCAACGCAAGATTTTCTCGAAGAGGTAAAGCGAGATTTCACCGCATGTGGGGCTGCCGTTTTCATAAATGGAAAATGGTTTATTAGTAATGATAGTGGCTATGACATTAGCCAACTAAAACGTATCGATAAAGCCTTTCAGTCAGACACTTCTGATGTCATCCTGCATACTGAAGATATTCGCCAGTGCTCAGGACTAGAGGCATTAGACTCAGAAAATGTGAGAGGCGTGATGCTAATTCGTATGAACTATGAATTAGCCAAAGCGCGATTATATATTTTTAGACAACCGGAGGCGCAAATAACACACTGGGCTGGCAAGCCGGAAAAAGACATTAACGAACAAGGCATGCTATCGCCACGTGCGTCTTTTGAGCGGTGGAGCGAAGTTGATGGTGAGCAAAGCTTACCGTGGACTAAACGAGATATTTTGTTTTCCAAAAAGCTGCGGGCATCGTTAATTCGAACGCTAACACGTTAG
- a CDS encoding HAD family hydrolase: MANSSVSKNTTTLLFDHDGTLINSEHVHFTLWQEIVASYGAELTDEFYCKVMAGIPVKQNAKDVVKHFSLDAVPEQLAKKKHDKIEEYLLQQAFPLMPYAAETIKACAEAGYTLGIVTGGSTLSVEKTLTSYGLAQYISCVVAVEDVTHSKPAPDCYQLAMKKLGVSPGECIAIEDTYTGMQSALSAELACVVVPTTQSAIHDFTKATSRYESLQLWVEQEITGR; encoded by the coding sequence ATGGCAAATTCTTCCGTTTCCAAAAACACTACTACGCTATTGTTTGATCACGATGGTACCTTGATTAATTCAGAGCACGTCCACTTTACACTTTGGCAAGAAATAGTCGCCAGTTATGGGGCTGAATTAACTGACGAGTTTTACTGCAAGGTAATGGCGGGCATACCAGTTAAACAAAACGCCAAAGATGTTGTTAAGCATTTTTCATTAGACGCAGTCCCTGAGCAATTGGCTAAAAAGAAACACGATAAAATTGAAGAATATCTCTTACAGCAAGCTTTCCCACTTATGCCTTATGCTGCTGAAACTATTAAAGCGTGCGCAGAAGCAGGGTACACCCTAGGGATAGTGACCGGGGGAAGTACATTATCAGTCGAAAAAACACTGACTAGTTATGGCCTAGCGCAATACATTTCCTGTGTGGTGGCGGTAGAAGATGTTACCCACAGTAAGCCTGCACCCGATTGCTACCAGCTAGCAATGAAGAAGTTGGGAGTATCGCCTGGCGAATGTATTGCCATAGAAGATACGTATACTGGCATGCAATCAGCGTTGTCTGCTGAATTAGCGTGTGTGGTTGTCCCTACCACTCAATCAGCTATCCATGATTTCACCAAGGCCACCTCTCGTTACGAAAGCTTACAATTATGGGTGGAACAAGAGATCACAGGTCGCTAG